The proteins below are encoded in one region of Nitrospira lenta:
- a CDS encoding TIGR00300 family protein, translating to MTTAQETIVLRGHIIDSLILAKVLDLILMMGGSFDLDQVEIGRTREDQSQARIVVRAPTPATLNHILRAIQPHGAVVERDSDCAVQPAPADGIFPDEFYSTTHLPTEVRLNETWVDVQRVEMDLGITVDLQHMTARTVPMADVRKGDLIVTGQAGVRVMPLQRPRERDVFAFMESKVSAERPHSHVIADVARRMRMLREERRAGSGQAKVLLAGGPAIIHAGGRDALTWLIEEGFIHVLFCGNALAAHDMEADMYGTSLGYAMNAGHAVPHGHAHHLRTINRIRAIGSIRDAVESGTIKRGIMAACIKTGVHVVMAGTIRDDGPLPGVITDSMRAQAAMREAIPGVGLALLVASTLHAVATGNLLPASVPTVCVDINASVPTKLADRGSFQAVGLVMDAASFLNELARQLGRSL from the coding sequence ATGACGACGGCTCAAGAAACGATCGTTCTGCGTGGCCACATTATCGACTCTCTGATCCTGGCGAAGGTCCTGGATCTGATTCTGATGATGGGAGGCTCGTTCGATCTCGATCAGGTCGAGATCGGCCGCACCCGGGAGGACCAGTCGCAGGCGAGGATTGTCGTACGGGCTCCGACGCCCGCGACGTTGAACCATATTCTGCGTGCGATTCAGCCGCACGGCGCTGTGGTCGAGCGGGATTCCGATTGTGCCGTGCAGCCGGCACCCGCCGACGGCATATTCCCTGACGAGTTCTATTCCACTACCCATCTGCCGACCGAAGTTCGCCTGAACGAGACCTGGGTGGATGTCCAACGGGTCGAGATGGACCTGGGCATTACTGTGGATCTACAGCACATGACCGCTCGAACAGTTCCGATGGCCGATGTCCGCAAGGGAGATCTGATCGTGACCGGCCAGGCGGGTGTGCGCGTGATGCCGTTGCAGCGCCCTCGCGAACGTGACGTGTTTGCCTTCATGGAATCAAAGGTGTCCGCTGAGCGTCCGCATAGCCACGTCATTGCCGACGTGGCCCGGCGAATGCGCATGCTTCGTGAGGAGCGGCGGGCGGGAAGCGGGCAAGCCAAGGTACTGCTAGCCGGAGGACCGGCCATCATCCATGCCGGTGGGCGGGATGCGTTGACCTGGTTGATCGAGGAAGGGTTCATCCATGTCCTGTTCTGCGGCAATGCCCTGGCCGCTCATGATATGGAGGCCGATATGTACGGAACCTCGTTAGGCTATGCGATGAATGCCGGTCACGCGGTTCCGCATGGGCATGCGCATCACCTGCGGACCATCAACCGGATTCGAGCCATCGGCAGCATTCGGGATGCCGTCGAATCAGGAACGATCAAGCGCGGCATCATGGCGGCCTGTATCAAGACCGGGGTTCATGTCGTGATGGCCGGCACGATCAGAGACGATGGCCCATTGCCCGGTGTCATCACAGATTCCATGCGCGCGCAAGCGGCCATGCGGGAAGCCATTCCGGGAGTCGGGTTGGCACTATTGGTCGCCTCCACGCTGCATGCGGTGGCCACCGGGAATCTGCTTCCCGCGTCCGTGCCGACCGTCTGTGTCGATATCAATGCGTCGGTTCCCACGAAGCTTGCCGATCGAGGCAGTTTCCAAGCCGTCGGTCTGGTGATGGATGCGGCCTCCTTTCTCAACGAACTGGCCAGGCAACTCGGGAGGTCTCTGTGA
- the truD gene encoding tRNA pseudouridine(13) synthase TruD, whose amino-acid sequence MTTQAEPFLTASIPGIGGVMRATHEDFQVEERPLYLPCGEGEHLYLSVTKRGLSTPDLVKNFSSVLGVKAQAIGVAGLKDARAVTTQMVSVQGVDQDRISRLAIDEQLLKVEVLGRHRNRLRTGHHAGNRFRLVIRDVASHAVESVPAVLAELSRRGVPNYFGPQRQGKSGDNHEVGAVLLHDARRRDRMSRTKRMWYLNSYQSYLFNHILARRIDRLDRLFVGDWAMKSQNGACFLVEDAEKEQIRADCFEISPTGILFGSRVSWAEGEPGLIEQAVVIEAGATQEALVAAAKDCGFRGERRALRVPLAELDWSLDGTTLTLTFALPPGAYATSVLREVMKPSAGF is encoded by the coding sequence GTGACTACACAAGCCGAACCGTTTCTGACCGCTTCAATCCCCGGTATCGGCGGGGTGATGCGTGCGACTCACGAAGATTTTCAGGTCGAGGAGCGTCCGTTGTATCTCCCGTGCGGGGAGGGCGAACATTTATACCTGAGCGTGACCAAGCGCGGACTATCGACGCCGGATCTGGTGAAGAACTTTTCGTCGGTCTTGGGAGTGAAAGCGCAGGCGATCGGCGTTGCCGGATTGAAAGACGCGCGCGCCGTGACGACTCAAATGGTCTCGGTTCAAGGTGTCGATCAAGACCGGATTTCCCGGCTGGCGATCGATGAACAGTTGCTGAAGGTGGAGGTGCTGGGGCGGCACCGCAATCGTCTGCGGACCGGCCATCATGCGGGCAACCGGTTTCGCCTGGTGATTCGTGACGTGGCCTCGCATGCGGTGGAATCGGTGCCGGCGGTCCTCGCGGAACTCAGCCGCCGCGGCGTGCCGAATTACTTCGGTCCTCAACGGCAGGGGAAAAGCGGCGACAACCATGAAGTCGGCGCCGTCCTGCTGCACGATGCCCGTCGACGTGACCGGATGAGCCGGACCAAACGGATGTGGTATTTGAACAGCTATCAGTCCTATTTGTTCAATCACATCCTGGCCCGGCGCATCGATCGGCTGGATCGGCTCTTCGTCGGCGACTGGGCGATGAAGTCACAGAACGGCGCCTGTTTTTTGGTCGAGGATGCGGAGAAAGAACAGATCCGCGCCGATTGTTTCGAGATCAGCCCGACAGGCATCTTATTCGGCTCACGCGTGTCCTGGGCAGAAGGGGAGCCCGGCTTGATCGAACAAGCGGTCGTGATCGAGGCAGGCGCGACGCAGGAGGCCTTGGTTGCGGCAGCCAAAGATTGCGGTTTTCGCGGTGAACGGCGAGCCTTGCGGGTTCCGCTGGCTGAATTGGACTGGTCGCTTGATGGGACGACCCTCACGCTCACATTCGCACTGCCTCCCGGAGCCTACGCGACGAGTGTCTTGCGAGAGGTCATGAAACCGTCCGCAGGATTTTGA
- a CDS encoding metallophosphoesterase translates to MRMVHSWPDRVRAFVGAGLSEPFYRLFSLFPQCEIGLSHHAVTRLTFPHRVLAGHRAVHLSDLHLDRYQSRHDLVAGEVKGLEPDWIFITGDLLNVPKGLPHLFRFLAQLRAIAPVYITLGNHDHYSGVPVEQFRDWADRHQITLLINESATIHANGGELALVGVDDPSLHRADLRCLPAQAQHRFTLLLAHAPNILDQMEPQHHANLILCGHSHGGQWRIPGIPTIWLPPGCNGRIAGHHELHGHRLYVNRGLGWSFLPLRWNCRPEIAVIEWTVESAAPAIMAA, encoded by the coding sequence ATGAGGATGGTGCATTCGTGGCCTGACCGCGTCCGGGCGTTTGTCGGCGCCGGCCTGAGCGAACCCTTCTATCGCCTCTTCAGCCTATTTCCCCAGTGCGAAATCGGCTTGTCGCACCATGCCGTCACCCGCCTGACCTTTCCCCATCGGGTACTGGCCGGTCACCGGGCCGTCCATTTGAGCGATCTGCATCTCGACCGTTACCAATCCCGCCATGATCTGGTCGCCGGCGAGGTCAAAGGACTGGAGCCGGACTGGATTTTCATTACCGGCGATCTGTTGAATGTCCCGAAGGGCTTGCCGCACCTGTTTCGATTTCTCGCGCAACTGCGCGCCATCGCCCCGGTCTATATCACGCTGGGCAATCACGACCACTACAGCGGAGTCCCCGTCGAACAGTTCCGCGACTGGGCGGATCGGCATCAGATCACGCTGCTCATCAATGAGTCGGCGACGATTCACGCGAACGGCGGGGAACTGGCCCTTGTCGGAGTGGATGATCCGTCGCTGCACCGGGCCGATCTCCGATGCTTGCCCGCGCAGGCGCAACATCGGTTTACACTGCTGCTCGCGCATGCCCCGAACATTCTCGATCAAATGGAGCCGCAGCATCACGCCAACCTGATTCTGTGCGGGCACAGCCACGGAGGCCAGTGGAGGATTCCCGGCATTCCGACTATCTGGCTGCCGCCCGGCTGCAACGGCCGCATCGCCGGTCACCACGAGCTGCACGGCCATCGGCTGTATGTCAATCGCGGGCTCGGCTGGTCGTTTCTCCCGCTGCGGTGGAACTGCCGGCCGGAGATCGCCGTGATCGAATGGACCGTCGAATCAGCCGCCCCCGCGATCATGGCTGCGTGA
- a CDS encoding HEAT repeat domain-containing protein, with protein sequence MLRRADQGQANLSAIVILLGIVITSVWVWKRLSLDVQDYVVDQAIPLAAAVLGIAVLVLVVIKKIRRRVQQRRRRDRLLAAFQRETVRDKKLELSFALAEVNGYRATGLEAAAPALKELWVSTLRRAVGEKQHRIRGMAASHLGVLQDRSVVPLLLVALEDDHAYVRSCAALGLGRLRAPEARDKLEEVMKEDWDQTTRSRAKEALERLTQP encoded by the coding sequence ATGTTGCGACGCGCCGACCAGGGCCAGGCCAATCTGAGCGCCATCGTCATCCTTCTGGGGATCGTCATTACCTCAGTGTGGGTGTGGAAACGTCTCTCGCTGGACGTGCAGGACTACGTGGTCGATCAGGCCATTCCGCTGGCCGCTGCGGTGCTCGGTATCGCTGTGCTGGTGCTGGTGGTCATCAAGAAAATCCGCCGGCGTGTCCAACAAAGGCGAAGACGGGATCGCTTGCTCGCGGCGTTTCAACGGGAAACCGTGCGAGACAAAAAGCTCGAACTGTCATTCGCGCTGGCGGAAGTGAACGGGTATCGGGCAACCGGGCTTGAAGCGGCGGCGCCCGCGCTCAAAGAGCTTTGGGTGAGCACGTTGCGCCGTGCGGTCGGAGAGAAGCAACATCGCATTCGCGGGATGGCGGCCAGCCATTTGGGCGTGCTGCAGGACCGCTCGGTCGTCCCGCTGTTACTCGTCGCGCTCGAAGACGATCATGCCTATGTCCGGTCCTGTGCAGCCTTGGGATTGGGCCGTTTGCGCGCCCCCGAGGCCCGGGACAAGCTTGAAGAAGTGATGAAGGAAGATTGGGATCAGACCACGCGCAGTCGCGCCAAGGAAGCGCTGGAACGACTCACGCAGCCATGA
- a CDS encoding MarR family winged helix-turn-helix transcriptional regulator, translating into MELPDLKDDPYLKLVRPLVEAHQAFWLVDNRHIRSLKLTPSQFDVIATLGDTDGMTCSELSARTLVTKGTLTGVLDRLVAKGLIRRETVDSDRRRISVRLTEKGDTVFRKTYGAHIAFLKPFFEQALSQKEVEAARVLLLRLRDSFKRGTS; encoded by the coding sequence ATGGAACTTCCCGACCTGAAAGACGACCCCTATCTCAAGTTGGTCAGACCCCTGGTGGAGGCCCACCAGGCATTCTGGCTTGTCGATAACCGTCATATCCGTTCATTGAAGCTGACGCCATCCCAATTCGACGTCATTGCGACGCTGGGAGATACGGATGGCATGACCTGCTCTGAATTATCCGCCAGAACCCTGGTCACCAAAGGGACCCTCACGGGCGTCCTCGACCGGCTGGTGGCCAAGGGATTGATTCGCCGCGAAACCGTCGACAGCGATCGCCGGCGAATCAGCGTCCGATTGACCGAGAAGGGCGACACGGTCTTCCGCAAAACGTACGGGGCGCATATCGCGTTTCTGAAACCGTTTTTCGAACAGGCATTGAGTCAGAAAGAGGTCGAGGCCGCACGGGTGCTGCTGCTCCGCCTTCGCGACAGCTTCAAGCGAGGCACGTCCTAG
- a CDS encoding MBL fold metallo-hydrolase: protein MRLTILGSGTNLHPTRAAAGYLVRTDQTILLDFGPRTLSNLLKTGVDRHRITHILFSHFHADHFSDFITFYFDAVIYTKHGGGWRPDLTLIGPRGAKALFRSIMATFPSFSDPPFRVHLKEVTDRALRVGETLITPRRVVHVPDLNSVGYRIEYKGKTLVYSGDAQYCDSLVRLCRDADVAVLDCSFPATKPGPVHMHAGECGQVAEEAGVDRLVLSHFYPPADRADVKAQAAENFRGTVIKGKDLLTIRM from the coding sequence ATGCGGTTGACCATTCTCGGCTCGGGCACAAATCTTCACCCGACCAGAGCCGCCGCCGGCTATCTGGTCCGCACCGACCAGACCATCCTGTTGGACTTCGGCCCCAGGACATTGTCCAATCTGCTGAAAACGGGCGTCGATCGCCATCGCATCACCCACATCCTGTTCTCGCATTTTCACGCCGACCACTTTTCAGACTTCATCACCTTCTACTTTGACGCGGTCATCTACACCAAGCATGGCGGCGGATGGCGCCCCGATCTCACCCTAATCGGCCCGCGCGGGGCAAAAGCCCTGTTCCGCAGTATCATGGCCACCTTCCCCAGCTTTTCCGACCCGCCGTTCCGGGTGCATCTGAAAGAAGTGACGGATCGAGCCTTGCGGGTCGGTGAGACCCTCATTACTCCCCGCCGAGTTGTTCATGTTCCCGATCTCAATAGTGTGGGGTATCGCATCGAGTACAAGGGAAAGACGCTGGTCTACTCAGGCGATGCGCAATACTGTGACAGCCTGGTGCGCCTCTGCAGAGACGCCGACGTGGCCGTGCTGGACTGCTCGTTCCCGGCCACGAAGCCGGGGCCAGTGCATATGCACGCGGGGGAATGCGGCCAGGTGGCGGAGGAGGCCGGCGTGGATCGCCTGGTGCTATCGCATTTCTATCCACCCGCAGATCGGGCCGACGTGAAAGCGCAGGCAGCGGAGAATTTTCGCGGGACGGTGATAAAGGGGAAGGATCTGCTCACAATTCGCATGTGA